Proteins encoded together in one Paracoccus sp. SMMA_5_TC window:
- a CDS encoding homoserine dehydrogenase, translating into MSAPHPGQPASSPLRLGIAGLGTVGIGTVKIIQKHAALIAARAGRPVTITAVSARDRRKNRDADLSAYAWEDDARALATREDVDVFVELIGGDEGIAREAVTAALRAGKDVVTANKALLAVHGQELAELAEAQGRVIRFEAAVAGGIPVIKAMTESLAGNEIRRVMGVMNGTCNYILTRMESAGLPYEAVFEEARQLGYLEADPTLDVGGIDASHKLALLAAIAFGTRPAFDAVEIEGIERVSIDDIRRAADMGYRIKLLGVAQMTGRGLEQRMSPCLVPADSPLGQLQGGTNMVVIEGDSVGQIVLRGAGAGEGPTASAVMSDIVEIARGVRMPSFGQPARNLARPQPARTAVPAAYYIRLQLTDKPGALAKVASVLGDAGISIDRMRQYGHAETAGIAPVLIVTHKTTPEAIDHAIEAMPRTGVIAGEPVELRIEEV; encoded by the coding sequence ATGTCCGCCCCACATCCTGGGCAGCCCGCCTCCTCTCCCCTGCGTCTTGGCATCGCCGGCCTGGGCACCGTGGGGATCGGCACCGTCAAGATCATCCAGAAACACGCAGCCCTGATTGCCGCCCGTGCCGGCCGGCCGGTGACGATCACCGCCGTCAGCGCCCGCGACCGGCGCAAGAACCGCGACGCCGACCTGTCGGCCTATGCGTGGGAGGATGACGCCCGTGCGCTGGCCACGCGTGAGGATGTGGATGTCTTTGTCGAACTGATCGGCGGCGACGAGGGCATCGCGCGCGAGGCGGTGACCGCCGCGCTGCGCGCCGGCAAGGATGTGGTTACTGCAAACAAGGCCCTGCTGGCCGTGCACGGCCAGGAACTGGCCGAACTGGCCGAGGCGCAGGGCCGCGTGATCCGCTTCGAGGCGGCAGTGGCCGGCGGCATCCCGGTGATCAAGGCCATGACCGAATCCCTTGCCGGAAACGAGATCCGGCGGGTGATGGGGGTCATGAACGGCACCTGCAACTACATCCTGACCCGGATGGAAAGCGCCGGCCTGCCCTATGAGGCCGTCTTTGAAGAGGCCCGGCAGCTGGGCTATCTGGAGGCCGATCCGACGCTGGACGTGGGCGGCATCGACGCCAGCCACAAGCTGGCCTTGCTGGCGGCCATCGCCTTCGGCACCCGCCCCGCATTCGACGCCGTAGAAATCGAGGGGATCGAGCGCGTCAGCATCGACGACATCCGCCGCGCCGCCGACATGGGCTATCGCATCAAGCTGCTGGGGGTCGCGCAGATGACCGGCCGCGGGCTGGAACAGCGCATGTCGCCCTGCCTGGTGCCCGCCGACAGCCCGCTGGGGCAGTTGCAGGGCGGCACCAACATGGTGGTGATCGAAGGCGATTCCGTCGGTCAGATCGTTCTACGCGGTGCCGGTGCCGGCGAAGGCCCGACCGCCAGCGCCGTCATGTCCGACATCGTCGAGATCGCGCGCGGCGTGCGCATGCCCAGCTTTGGCCAGCCCGCGCGCAATCTGGCGCGGCCGCAGCCCGCCCGCACCGCCGTGCCCGCAGCCTATTACATCCGCCTGCAACTGACCGACAAGCCGGGCGCCCTGGCCAAGGTGGCCAGCGTCCTTGGGGACGCGGGCATCTCGATCGACCGGATGCGGCAATACGGCCATGCCGAAACCGCCGGCATCGCGCCGGTCCTGATCGTGACCCACAAGACCACGCCCGAGGCCATCGACCATGCCATCGAGGCCATGCCCCGCACCGGCGTCATCGCCGGCGAGCCGGTCGAACTGCGGATCGAGGAGGTCTGA
- a CDS encoding GNAT family N-acetyltransferase encodes MIRPAAPRDIPAIMDFWNPMIRDSIITFSSQEKTAEGLAQMMADRRRAGREFLVAETGGAVVGLASYDQFRAGNGYAHTMEHTIILSPAAQGRGLGRALMVAIEDHARDAGAHGMIAGVSGENAAGLGFHRALGYRQVGLVPQAGRKFGRWLDLVLLHKLL; translated from the coding sequence ATGATCCGACCCGCCGCGCCCCGGGATATTCCCGCGATCATGGATTTCTGGAACCCGATGATCCGCGACAGCATCATCACCTTTTCCAGCCAGGAAAAGACGGCCGAGGGTCTGGCGCAGATGATGGCGGATCGTCGCCGGGCCGGGCGCGAGTTCCTAGTTGCGGAAACGGGCGGCGCGGTGGTGGGACTGGCAAGCTATGACCAGTTCCGCGCCGGCAACGGCTACGCCCATACGATGGAACATACCATCATCCTGTCCCCCGCCGCTCAGGGGCGCGGCCTGGGCCGCGCGCTGATGGTCGCGATCGAGGATCACGCCCGCGACGCCGGCGCCCATGGCATGATCGCCGGTGTTTCGGGCGAGAACGCCGCCGGCCTCGGCTTTCATCGGGCGCTGGGGTATCGTCAGGTCGGGCTGGTGCCGCAGGCCGGGCGCAAGTTCGGCCGCTGGCTGGACCTGGTGTTGCTGCACAAGCTGCTGTGA